A window of the Aquimarina spinulae genome harbors these coding sequences:
- a CDS encoding helix-turn-helix domain-containing protein, translated as MLTTGLILILASLGLAQGVFLSIYLITLKNNHRKSNIFLGLFLLGLTIRIGKSVLNYYMPLENWQNNIGVSGILFAAPSLWLYGITLFEKNKEITYTYYIHFAPFALFLFLIPFIPRNGNFESFWNYGIVVFHLLFYLILSWSYLQKNSSNASDSIVKWYRNILIGSTLIWLHYVGNLFDFRMYYIRGPIFYSLLIYAFSYLFLNRHKFNLQKYDSSRLDKSSSRALFQSIKKLFEKEHVFLNDTITLKIVAEKLDVRAREISQAINENTQQNFYEFVNQYRIEKAEALLKDAEYLNEKIATIAYESGFGNVTSFNIAFKKKTGHTPSAYRKQ; from the coding sequence ATGTTAACTACAGGCCTTATCCTAATTCTTGCATCCCTTGGTTTAGCGCAGGGGGTTTTCTTAAGTATATATTTAATTACCCTTAAGAATAACCATAGAAAGTCTAATATTTTTCTAGGACTCTTTTTATTAGGTCTTACTATTAGAATTGGTAAATCGGTATTAAATTATTATATGCCATTAGAGAATTGGCAAAATAATATTGGAGTTTCTGGTATTCTATTTGCAGCCCCTTCTCTTTGGCTGTATGGAATTACTCTTTTTGAGAAGAATAAAGAAATTACCTATACGTACTACATCCATTTCGCGCCTTTTGCTTTGTTTCTTTTTTTGATCCCATTTATACCCAGAAATGGAAATTTTGAATCGTTCTGGAACTACGGAATTGTGGTTTTTCATTTGCTTTTTTATCTGATACTATCATGGTCATATTTACAAAAAAATAGTTCGAATGCATCCGACAGTATTGTAAAATGGTATCGTAATATATTAATTGGCTCTACATTAATTTGGCTACACTATGTAGGAAACCTTTTCGATTTTAGAATGTATTATATAAGAGGACCGATATTTTATTCCTTACTAATTTATGCGTTTAGCTATCTTTTTTTAAATAGACATAAGTTTAATCTCCAAAAATATGATAGTTCGCGTTTAGACAAAAGTAGCTCTAGAGCATTGTTTCAAAGCATTAAGAAACTCTTTGAAAAGGAACATGTTTTTCTAAATGATACTATTACACTAAAAATTGTTGCTGAAAAATTAGATGTAAGAGCACGGGAAATTTCACAAGCCATAAACGAAAACACTCAACAAAATTTTTACGAGTTTGTAAATCAGTATCGCATTGAAAAAGCTGAAGCCCTATTAAAAGATGCCGAATACTTAAATGAAAAAATTGCAACTATTGCCTACGAATCTGGTTTTGGTAATGTGACTTCTTTTAATATTGCTTTCAAGAAAAAAACGGGACATACCCCTTCAGCCTATAGAAAACAGTAA
- a CDS encoding DinB family protein codes for MKKNLMILFVLLVNCSVSNNKLTPVERDFAINELNNSKGNLLDILDGLSEAQLNFKINESSWSILQCTEHITILENEVFEILKESLELPSDPERRKDLKFTDKELIAHVHNRAEKTKTQEDFEPIGKYGNHKATIAEFKAKREQHINYIKTTEDDLRNHFANFGSIDLYQVFLYMSSHTGRHIAQIKEIKNDKKFPKN; via the coding sequence ATGAAAAAAAATTTAATGATCCTGTTTGTTTTACTAGTTAACTGTTCGGTTTCTAATAATAAATTGACACCAGTAGAGCGAGATTTCGCAATCAACGAATTAAATAACTCTAAAGGTAATTTATTAGACATATTAGATGGATTAAGTGAAGCACAGCTCAATTTTAAAATTAATGAATCGTCCTGGTCAATACTACAATGTACAGAACACATTACGATTTTAGAAAATGAAGTATTTGAAATACTTAAAGAGTCTTTAGAACTTCCTTCGGATCCCGAAAGGCGGAAAGACTTAAAATTCACTGATAAAGAATTAATAGCACATGTACACAATCGTGCAGAAAAAACAAAAACCCAAGAAGATTTTGAACCCATAGGAAAGTATGGTAATCACAAAGCAACTATTGCAGAATTTAAAGCAAAAAGAGAACAACACATCAATTATATAAAGACAACAGAAGATGACTTAAGAAACCATTTTGCCAACTTTGGAAGCATCGATCTTTACCAGGTTTTTCTCTACATGTCTTCACATACCGGTCGCCATATTGCGCAAATTAAAGAGATAAAAAACGATAAAAAATTCCCTAAAAATTAA
- a CDS encoding nuclear transport factor 2 family protein yields MKKTTIIYSPLLLLLALLLITRCGTETEKNAVDSNPTEQFESNLTPLEIVNERMRLFNAHNYDEFIKLYHKNVKVLTYPDKLMGTGSDRLASIFKTDFENKSVSVKIENQIVNGPYVINHEIVTNDGKPTKYVSIYKIEKGLITNVSFVREF; encoded by the coding sequence ATGAAAAAAACGACGATTATTTATTCACCCCTACTATTATTGTTAGCACTTCTTTTAATAACAAGATGTGGTACTGAAACTGAAAAAAACGCAGTAGATTCAAATCCAACCGAACAATTTGAATCAAATTTGACGCCTCTGGAAATAGTAAATGAAAGAATGAGGCTTTTTAATGCCCATAATTATGATGAATTTATAAAGCTGTACCATAAAAATGTAAAAGTGTTAACCTACCCAGATAAATTAATGGGAACCGGTTCAGATCGGCTAGCATCTATCTTTAAAACAGATTTCGAAAATAAATCGGTGTCGGTTAAAATAGAAAATCAAATCGTCAATGGCCCTTATGTTATAAATCATGAGATAGTTACCAATGATGGAAAACCGACTAAATATGTTTCTATTTATAAAATAGAGAAGGGATTGATAACTAACGTAAGTTTTGTTAGAGAGTTTTAA
- a CDS encoding LytTR family DNA-binding domain-containing protein, whose product MNTLNPSIKHHLLVGIFIGLWGFVFAFFVRPFDDGTIGLTGWIRISIGFNFIAFLVYGCLSVIQKYIYDKTKKWSLSYEIGAIVFYQVLYTIGTFIFYKSPLLNGNYTFFEFNTIITLRIALVALPVVVIARRYLIKLIPIKEDIVTIKGENKLDILKIRKSELICISNAQNYVEIFYLKNNVLHSKLIRSSLKALQEDLDFMFQVHRSHLINPVHFKSWKDQNTIYLTEIELPVSKSYKKQLLSL is encoded by the coding sequence ATGAATACACTAAATCCATCAATTAAACATCACTTATTAGTAGGAATATTTATTGGTCTTTGGGGGTTTGTTTTTGCTTTTTTTGTAAGACCATTTGATGATGGAACAATAGGTTTAACAGGATGGATTAGAATAAGTATTGGATTTAACTTTATTGCATTTTTGGTATATGGATGCTTAAGTGTTATTCAAAAATATATTTATGATAAAACGAAGAAATGGTCTTTGAGTTATGAAATAGGAGCTATTGTTTTTTATCAAGTACTATATACTATAGGAACATTTATTTTTTATAAAAGTCCGTTATTGAATGGAAATTATACTTTTTTTGAATTCAATACTATCATTACTTTAAGAATCGCTTTGGTAGCGCTTCCTGTTGTTGTTATAGCCAGAAGGTATTTAATCAAATTAATACCTATAAAAGAAGATATAGTAACGATTAAAGGAGAGAATAAGTTAGACATATTAAAAATTAGAAAATCAGAATTAATTTGTATTTCTAATGCACAGAATTATGTTGAGATTTTTTACCTAAAAAATAATGTACTGCATTCTAAACTAATTCGCTCTTCTTTAAAAGCACTACAAGAAGACTTAGATTTTATGTTTCAGGTACACCGTTCACATCTAATTAATCCAGTGCATTTTAAATCCTGGAAGGATCAAAACACCATATATTTAACCGAAATAGAGCTTCCTGTTTCTAAAAGTTATAAGAAACAATTATTATCCTTATAA
- a CDS encoding nitrilase-related carbon-nitrogen hydrolase, translating into MKIVNNKLSKLTFLVTLLLVLLISNGSYTIFFAPWISITMLLYAVRQLSVIKGFLLACVLLVIATLFQNSEILPFPFLMYALIMAPYGLIATIPYLIDSFFSKNRNTFLHTLIFPTALVLVEYVSSQFLPYGSWGHIAYTQQSQNVLLQSVSVFGMGYITFLIGWFASIINWILIQELQWVKVKKGILIYSVTIGLTLGYGGYRLLFQKPNAETIRIASISAMDNLRIYDNDFYGLNLEGGKEKFKKQAFDLNHNLLDRSLKEAKAGAKIVFWAEGNALVLKEDENEIYESASLMAKENEIYLGAAVAVIDPTNDKPLENKFVLFDPNGKTTIDYWKVIPVPGGEATMSNIKGSTIQKSKTPYGTIGSAICFDMDFPEYLKQAKGTDIMLVPSNDWKGIDPIHTNMAKFRAIEQGFNLVRQTSFGLSAGFNYTGKTLSEMDHFTANSKVLITQLPTKGTTTMYSLIGDIFIYYCLLMFIVVIIKLKRLSIVKRKEKS; encoded by the coding sequence ATGAAAATAGTAAACAATAAACTCAGTAAATTAACATTTTTAGTAACACTACTATTAGTACTCCTTATTTCAAATGGTAGTTACACCATATTTTTTGCTCCGTGGATTTCGATCACTATGTTACTTTATGCAGTTCGTCAGCTCTCTGTTATTAAAGGCTTTTTGTTAGCGTGTGTGTTGTTAGTAATTGCAACTCTATTTCAGAATTCTGAGATTCTTCCATTTCCCTTTCTCATGTATGCCCTTATAATGGCTCCCTACGGATTAATAGCCACAATACCCTATCTTATAGATTCATTTTTTTCAAAAAATCGGAACACGTTTTTACATACACTAATCTTCCCTACAGCATTAGTTCTTGTAGAATATGTAAGTAGTCAATTTCTACCCTATGGCAGTTGGGGGCACATAGCCTATACACAACAATCACAAAATGTTTTATTACAGTCGGTTTCTGTTTTTGGAATGGGGTATATTACTTTTTTGATAGGCTGGTTTGCTTCCATAATCAATTGGATACTAATTCAGGAGTTACAATGGGTAAAAGTTAAAAAAGGGATTTTGATATATAGTGTGACTATCGGACTAACGCTAGGATATGGTGGTTATCGTTTACTATTTCAAAAACCTAACGCCGAGACCATCAGAATAGCTTCTATTTCTGCCATGGATAACTTACGAATCTACGATAACGATTTTTATGGTCTTAATTTGGAAGGTGGTAAAGAAAAATTTAAAAAACAGGCTTTCGATTTAAATCATAACTTATTAGATAGAAGTTTAAAAGAAGCCAAGGCGGGAGCAAAAATAGTGTTTTGGGCAGAAGGGAATGCTCTTGTTTTAAAAGAAGATGAAAACGAAATATATGAATCTGCTAGTTTAATGGCTAAGGAAAATGAAATATATCTTGGCGCAGCCGTTGCCGTTATTGATCCTACTAACGATAAACCTTTAGAAAACAAATTTGTTCTATTTGACCCAAATGGTAAAACGACTATCGATTATTGGAAAGTGATTCCTGTTCCTGGTGGGGAAGCCACTATGAGTAATATAAAAGGTTCTACCATTCAAAAATCAAAAACGCCTTATGGAACAATTGGATCAGCGATTTGTTTTGATATGGATTTTCCTGAATATTTAAAACAAGCTAAAGGGACAGATATCATGTTAGTACCAAGTAATGATTGGAAAGGCATTGACCCCATTCATACCAATATGGCAAAATTTAGAGCCATAGAACAAGGTTTTAACCTGGTGCGCCAAACAAGTTTTGGATTATCAGCTGGCTTTAATTATACAGGAAAAACACTTAGTGAAATGGATCATTTTACAGCTAATAGTAAGGTGCTCATAACGCAACTACCAACAAAAGGAACTACGACTATGTATTCTCTTATAGGTGATATTTTTATTTATTATTGCTTACTAATGTTTATTGTAGTAATAATTAAACTAAAAAGATTGTCCATAGTAAAAAGAAAGGAAAAGAGTTAG